A section of the Kribbella sp. HUAS MG21 genome encodes:
- a CDS encoding response regulator transcription factor, translated as MLVDSQADMRVVGQAGDGGEAVEKIQVTACDVVLMDVRMPRLDGVEATKRLQSLPQAPRVIVLTTFDLDEYAFAAIKAGAAGFLLKNTPPADLLSAIRQVHSGDAVVSPSTTRRLLEHFAGALPDAETERPDLADLTAREREVLVEVARGLSNTEIARLFTLSEATVKTHIGRILAKTGLRDRVALVVLGYETGLVKPHK; from the coding sequence ATGCTGGTGGACTCCCAGGCCGACATGCGGGTGGTGGGCCAGGCCGGTGACGGCGGCGAGGCGGTCGAGAAGATCCAGGTCACCGCGTGCGACGTCGTGCTGATGGACGTCCGGATGCCCCGGCTGGACGGTGTCGAGGCGACCAAGCGTTTGCAGTCGTTGCCCCAGGCACCGAGAGTGATCGTGCTGACGACTTTCGACCTCGACGAGTACGCGTTCGCCGCGATCAAGGCCGGGGCGGCCGGCTTCCTGCTCAAGAACACCCCGCCCGCCGACCTGCTGAGCGCGATCCGCCAGGTGCACTCCGGCGACGCCGTCGTCTCCCCCAGTACGACGCGCCGCCTGCTCGAGCACTTCGCCGGGGCACTGCCGGACGCGGAGACCGAGCGCCCCGACCTGGCCGACCTGACCGCCCGCGAGCGCGAGGTCCTGGTCGAGGTCGCCCGCGGCCTGTCGAACACCGAGATCGCCCGGCTGTTCACGTTGTCCGAGGCAACGGTCAAGACACACATCGGCCGGATCCTGGCCAAGACGGGCCTCCGCGACCGGGTCGCGCTCGTCGTCCTGGGGTACGAGACCGGCCTCGTGAAACCGCACAAGTAA
- a CDS encoding sensor histidine kinase: MTGMLTARPVPARSKAFDLLLAGSLCMVFGFLSLAQARWGGLLAFGMLVPLIWRRTHPELVFFGVCSVAVLQWLAGVDLMPGNAGLLVALYAISVYGDVRLSRIALGIGGLGVLMAVSRYWANSDWKQQITMMVALGAVVFGVWAFGERRRTRGLYVAQLEERAAQLERDRDREAKLAVSNERTRIAREIHDVVAHGLSIMIVQADGGLYAADQSPDAAKKALATIGDTGRASLTEMRKMLGLLKQDEQSELGPHQARPQPGVSSLPELIENVREAGLSVEYQVTGEPRELPALLGLTAYRIVQEGLTNTLKHAGPGARTSVTLDFGREMLTVVVTDDGHGAGVAPSSDPGHGLVGMRQRVSVSGGTVNAGPKAGGGYEVVARLPYDLPSE; this comes from the coding sequence ATGACGGGGATGTTGACCGCGCGGCCGGTGCCTGCCCGGAGCAAGGCGTTCGACCTGCTGCTGGCCGGCTCGCTCTGCATGGTCTTCGGGTTCCTGTCGCTGGCGCAGGCGCGCTGGGGCGGGCTGCTCGCGTTCGGCATGCTCGTCCCGCTGATCTGGCGCCGGACCCACCCCGAACTGGTCTTCTTCGGCGTCTGCTCGGTCGCCGTCCTGCAGTGGCTCGCGGGTGTCGACCTGATGCCCGGCAACGCCGGCCTGCTGGTCGCGCTGTACGCGATCTCGGTGTACGGCGACGTGCGCCTGAGCCGGATCGCCCTCGGCATCGGCGGCCTCGGCGTGCTGATGGCGGTCTCGCGGTACTGGGCGAACTCGGACTGGAAACAGCAGATCACGATGATGGTCGCGCTCGGCGCGGTCGTGTTCGGGGTCTGGGCGTTCGGCGAGCGCCGCCGTACCCGGGGGCTGTACGTCGCCCAACTCGAGGAGCGGGCCGCGCAGCTCGAGCGGGACCGCGACCGCGAGGCGAAACTCGCCGTCAGCAACGAGCGCACCCGGATCGCCCGGGAGATCCACGACGTGGTCGCGCACGGCCTGTCGATCATGATCGTCCAGGCCGACGGCGGGCTGTACGCCGCCGACCAGTCCCCGGACGCGGCGAAGAAGGCGCTGGCCACGATCGGCGACACCGGCCGCGCGTCACTCACCGAGATGCGCAAGATGCTGGGTCTCCTCAAGCAGGACGAGCAGTCCGAGCTCGGCCCGCACCAGGCGCGCCCGCAGCCCGGCGTCTCCAGCCTTCCCGAGCTGATCGAGAACGTCCGCGAGGCCGGCCTGTCCGTCGAGTACCAGGTGACCGGCGAGCCCCGGGAGCTGCCCGCGCTGCTCGGTCTCACGGCGTACCGGATCGTCCAGGAAGGCCTGACGAACACGCTGAAACACGCCGGGCCGGGAGCGCGCACCTCCGTCACCCTGGACTTCGGGCGCGAGATGCTGACCGTGGTGGTCACCGACGACGGGCACGGCGCCGGCGTCGCGCCGAGCTCGGACCCGGGGCACGGGCTGGTCGGGATGCGGCAGCGGGTGTCGGTCTCGGGCGGTACGGTGAACGCCGGGCCCAAGGCGGGCGGCGGTTACGAGGTGGTCGCGCGGCTGCCGTACGACCTGCCGAGCGAGTGA
- a CDS encoding TetR/AcrR family transcriptional regulator, with the protein MTEPKPRRSGRIRMTSAERREQLITIARGLFAQKGYEATSVEEIAARAEVSKPVVYEHFGGKEGLYAVVVDREVRALLDGVTQSLTAGRAHELVEQAALALLDYIENNSDGFRILVRDSPVGSSTGSFISILSDVATRVEHILAENFKRRGLDPKNAPMYAQMLVGMVALTGQWWLDARKPKKPDVAAHLVNLAWNGLSGLEPKPTLSTRPHK; encoded by the coding sequence GTGACGGAACCCAAACCGCGGCGGTCCGGCCGGATCCGGATGACCAGTGCCGAGCGTCGCGAGCAGCTCATCACCATCGCCCGCGGCCTGTTCGCGCAGAAGGGCTACGAGGCGACGTCGGTGGAGGAGATCGCGGCTCGCGCCGAGGTCTCCAAGCCGGTCGTGTACGAGCACTTCGGCGGCAAGGAGGGCCTGTACGCCGTCGTGGTCGACCGCGAGGTCCGCGCGCTGCTCGACGGCGTCACGCAGTCGCTGACCGCGGGCCGCGCGCACGAATTGGTCGAGCAGGCCGCGCTGGCGCTGCTCGACTACATCGAGAACAACTCCGACGGGTTCCGGATCCTGGTCCGCGACTCCCCGGTCGGCTCGTCGACCGGGTCGTTCATCTCGATCCTCAGCGACGTCGCGACCCGGGTTGAGCACATCCTCGCGGAGAACTTCAAGCGCCGCGGCCTGGACCCGAAGAACGCCCCGATGTACGCGCAGATGCTGGTCGGCATGGTCGCGCTCACCGGCCAGTGGTGGCTGGACGCCCGGAAGCCGAAGAAGCCGGACGTCGCCGCGCACCTCGTCAACCTGGCCTGGAACGGGCTGTCCGGGCTCGAGCCCAAGCCGACGCTCTCCACTCGGCCGCACAAGTAA
- a CDS encoding acyl-CoA desaturase — MTPPAVAAPEAPVRTVPADEDVHTGTLGGEQKKPWEQVALALFIGIPFLAVLAAVPIAWGGFLGWRDVILAVVFYTIAGHGISIGFHRLFTHKSFKPNRPLKYALAIAGSLAIEGPVIRWVADHRKHHKFSDRDGDPHSPWKYGNTLGALTKGFFHAHVGWLFDTEQTPQRQYAPDLLKDKDIVKVSRMFPLLVAVSLLAPAVIGGLWSWSWTGALTAFFWASLVRIALLHHVTWSINSICHTIGDRPFKSRDKSGNVWWLAILSQGESWHNLHHSDPTCARHGVLKGQLDTSARCIWFFEKRGWVTDVRWPVKERLEARRADSTPRTLKAA; from the coding sequence ATGACTCCACCCGCCGTTGCCGCCCCGGAGGCGCCCGTTCGTACCGTGCCGGCCGACGAGGACGTGCACACCGGAACGCTGGGCGGTGAGCAGAAGAAGCCCTGGGAGCAGGTCGCGCTGGCGCTGTTCATCGGGATCCCGTTCCTGGCGGTGCTGGCGGCGGTGCCGATCGCGTGGGGCGGGTTCCTCGGCTGGCGGGACGTCATCCTCGCGGTGGTCTTCTACACGATCGCCGGACACGGGATCTCGATCGGTTTCCACCGGCTGTTCACGCACAAGTCGTTCAAGCCGAACCGGCCGCTGAAGTACGCGCTCGCGATCGCGGGCTCGCTGGCGATCGAGGGTCCGGTGATCCGCTGGGTCGCCGACCACCGCAAGCACCACAAGTTCTCCGACCGCGACGGTGACCCGCACAGCCCGTGGAAGTACGGGAACACGCTGGGCGCGCTCACCAAGGGCTTCTTCCACGCGCACGTCGGCTGGTTGTTCGACACCGAGCAGACCCCGCAGCGGCAGTACGCGCCGGACCTGCTGAAGGACAAGGACATCGTCAAGGTGTCCCGGATGTTCCCGCTGCTGGTGGCCGTGAGCCTGCTCGCGCCGGCAGTCATCGGCGGCCTCTGGTCGTGGTCGTGGACCGGCGCGCTGACCGCGTTCTTCTGGGCCAGCCTGGTCCGGATCGCGCTGCTGCACCACGTCACCTGGTCGATCAACTCGATCTGTCACACGATCGGCGACCGGCCGTTCAAGAGCCGGGACAAGTCCGGCAACGTGTGGTGGCTGGCAATCCTCAGCCAGGGCGAGTCGTGGCACAACCTGCACCACTCGGACCCGACCTGCGCGCGGCACGGCGTACTCAAGGGCCAGCTCGACACGTCCGCCCGCTGCATCTGGTTCTTCGAGAAGCGCGGCTGGGTCACCGACGTGCGCTGGCCGGTCAAGGAGCGGCTGGAAGCGCGCCGCGCCGACAGCACGCCGCGCACCCTGAAAGCGGCCTGA